One genomic region from Nymphaea colorata isolate Beijing-Zhang1983 chromosome 12, ASM883128v2, whole genome shotgun sequence encodes:
- the LOC116265204 gene encoding lipid droplet phospholipase 1 isoform X2, whose protein sequence is MPDRFSENNDGMDAAVVNGGAGGELVVGLPDHLVVMVHGILGNATDWKFAAEQFVRVLPDKVVVHCSQRNVSKLTLDGVDVMGERLAEEVKEVVEQMPKVRKISFIAHSVGGLVARYAIGRLYEPPQSEEENEDVSANGAQGRSLRGTICGLEAANFITVATPHLGSRGNKQVPFLFGVPIFEKAACLVIHWIFRRTGRHLFLTDNEEGKLPLLQLMLTDCGDLYFMSALCAFRRRVAYANVGYDRWRTASIRRNCELPKWEDSLSQKYPHIVRVEAAKVPEEQHEQIPVVDDGSDVLEEKLASGLRRVSWERVDVSFHTSKRRFAAHSLIQVKDPFVHSEGVDCIMHMIDNFLC, encoded by the exons ATGCCCGATCGCTTCTCCGAGAACAACGACGGCATGGATGCAGCCGTTGTCAACGGCGGCGCTGGGGGGGAGTTGGTGGTAGGCTTGCCGGATCATCTCGTCGTGATGGTCCATGGGATCCTCGGAAA TGCTACTGATTGGAAATTTGCTGCTGAACAATTTGTTCGGGTTCTTCCAGATAAAGTAGTTGTCCATT GTAGTCAAAGAAATGTCTCCAAATTGACCTTAGATGGTGTTGATGTGATGGGAGAACGTTTAGCAGAAGAG GTAAAAGAAGTTGTCGAACAAATGCCCAAAGTTCGGAAGATCTCATTTATCGCACACTCTGTGGGAGGTCTAGTTGCTAGGTATGCCATTGGTAGGCTATATGAGCCCCCTCAATcagaggaagaaaatgaagatgttTCGGCTAATGGTGCACAAGGAAGAAGCTTAAGAGGTACTATATGTGGCCTAGAAGCAGCGAATTTTATCACAGTTGCAACACCTCATCTTGGCTCAAGAGGTAACAAACAG GTTCCATTCCTTTTTGGTGTCCCCATATTTGAAAAGGCTGCTTGTCTTGTCATCCACTGGATCTTCAGGAGAACTGGAAGGCATCTTTTTCTTACTGATAATGAAGAAGGGAAGCTCCCATTACTGCAACTCATGTTGACAGACTGCGGTGACCTCTATTTCAT GTCTGCATTATGCGCATTTAGACGGCGAGTGGCTTATGCTAATGTTGGCTATGATC GCTGGAGGACAGCATCTATTAGGCGCAACTGTGAATTGCCTAAG TGGGAGGATTCACTAAGTCAGAAATATCCACATATTGTACGTGTGGAAGCTGCAAAGGTTCCAGAAGAGCAGCATGAACAGATACCTGTTGTGGATGATGGATCTGATGTGCTGgaag AAAAACTGGCATCTGGTCTCAGACGAGTTTCTTGGGAACGAGTTGATGTCAGCTTTCACACTAGCAAGAGGAGGTTTGCGGCACATAGTCTCATtcag GTCAAGGATCCATTTGTGCATTCAGAAGGTGTTGACTGCATAATGCACATGATCGATAATTTCCTTTGTTAG
- the LOC116265204 gene encoding lipid droplet phospholipase 1 isoform X1 yields the protein MPDRFSENNDGMDAAVVNGGAGGELVVGLPDHLVVMVHGILGNATDWKFAAEQFVRVLPDKVVVHCSQRNVSKLTLDGVDVMGERLAEEVKEVVEQMPKVRKISFIAHSVGGLVARYAIGRLYEPPQSEEENEDVSANGAQGRSLRGTICGLEAANFITVATPHLGSRGNKQVPFLFGVPIFEKAACLVIHWIFRRTGRHLFLTDNEEGKLPLLQLMLTDCGDLYFMSALCAFRRRVAYANVGYDHIVGWRTASIRRNCELPKWEDSLSQKYPHIVRVEAAKVPEEQHEQIPVVDDGSDVLEEKLASGLRRVSWERVDVSFHTSKRRFAAHSLIQVKDPFVHSEGVDCIMHMIDNFLC from the exons ATGCCCGATCGCTTCTCCGAGAACAACGACGGCATGGATGCAGCCGTTGTCAACGGCGGCGCTGGGGGGGAGTTGGTGGTAGGCTTGCCGGATCATCTCGTCGTGATGGTCCATGGGATCCTCGGAAA TGCTACTGATTGGAAATTTGCTGCTGAACAATTTGTTCGGGTTCTTCCAGATAAAGTAGTTGTCCATT GTAGTCAAAGAAATGTCTCCAAATTGACCTTAGATGGTGTTGATGTGATGGGAGAACGTTTAGCAGAAGAG GTAAAAGAAGTTGTCGAACAAATGCCCAAAGTTCGGAAGATCTCATTTATCGCACACTCTGTGGGAGGTCTAGTTGCTAGGTATGCCATTGGTAGGCTATATGAGCCCCCTCAATcagaggaagaaaatgaagatgttTCGGCTAATGGTGCACAAGGAAGAAGCTTAAGAGGTACTATATGTGGCCTAGAAGCAGCGAATTTTATCACAGTTGCAACACCTCATCTTGGCTCAAGAGGTAACAAACAG GTTCCATTCCTTTTTGGTGTCCCCATATTTGAAAAGGCTGCTTGTCTTGTCATCCACTGGATCTTCAGGAGAACTGGAAGGCATCTTTTTCTTACTGATAATGAAGAAGGGAAGCTCCCATTACTGCAACTCATGTTGACAGACTGCGGTGACCTCTATTTCAT GTCTGCATTATGCGCATTTAGACGGCGAGTGGCTTATGCTAATGTTGGCTATGATC ATATTGTAGGCTGGAGGACAGCATCTATTAGGCGCAACTGTGAATTGCCTAAG TGGGAGGATTCACTAAGTCAGAAATATCCACATATTGTACGTGTGGAAGCTGCAAAGGTTCCAGAAGAGCAGCATGAACAGATACCTGTTGTGGATGATGGATCTGATGTGCTGgaag AAAAACTGGCATCTGGTCTCAGACGAGTTTCTTGGGAACGAGTTGATGTCAGCTTTCACACTAGCAAGAGGAGGTTTGCGGCACATAGTCTCATtcag GTCAAGGATCCATTTGTGCATTCAGAAGGTGTTGACTGCATAATGCACATGATCGATAATTTCCTTTGTTAG